One part of the Microbulbifer sp. THAF38 genome encodes these proteins:
- the rng gene encoding ribonuclease G, producing MSEELLINVAPTETRVALVENGVLQEVYLERSARRGIVGNIYKGKVIRVLPGMQAAFVDIGLERAGFIHASDIAPLDDEGMESRDAEVADIRALVREGQPLVVQVVKDPISSKGARLTTHLSVSARYLVYMPQTRHIGISNRIEDEGERERLRQLVEVASSRLAEDGLSADGGFILRTVAEGVSEEELLRDIPFLYKLWGELEQRIKERAVPSVIYEDLPLFMRALRDLARPYTEKIRIDSREAHGRAAEFAGKYAPEIAGRLEHYPGERPLFDLYGVEEEIRRALQHKVTLKSGGYLIVEQTEAMSTIDVNTGAFVGHRNLEETIFKTNLEAATAIARQLRLRNLGGIIIIDFIDMKDPEHQRQVLRTLEKALERDHAKSSITGVSELGLVEMTRKRTRESLGQILCEPCPVCEGRGTLKSAETVCFEIFREIIREARAYDSEKIMVLASQVVIDLLLDEESANVADLEEFIRRPIQFQVEPIYNQEQYDIVLV from the coding sequence TTGAGCGAAGAATTACTAATCAACGTTGCGCCCACTGAGACCCGGGTGGCACTGGTAGAAAACGGTGTACTGCAGGAGGTTTACCTGGAGCGCAGTGCGCGCCGGGGTATCGTCGGCAATATCTATAAGGGCAAAGTGATTCGGGTACTGCCGGGGATGCAGGCGGCCTTTGTGGATATTGGCTTGGAACGCGCCGGCTTTATTCACGCCTCCGATATCGCCCCCCTGGATGATGAGGGCATGGAATCCAGGGATGCCGAAGTGGCAGATATTCGTGCTCTTGTACGTGAGGGACAACCCTTGGTTGTACAGGTGGTCAAGGACCCTATTAGTAGTAAAGGGGCGAGATTAACCACCCATTTGTCGGTATCTGCACGCTACCTCGTTTATATGCCGCAAACCCGCCATATTGGGATCTCCAACCGTATAGAGGATGAAGGTGAGCGGGAGCGCCTGCGTCAGTTGGTGGAAGTCGCTTCATCACGCCTCGCTGAGGATGGTCTTTCCGCTGACGGCGGCTTTATTTTGCGCACCGTGGCGGAGGGCGTCAGCGAGGAGGAATTACTGCGGGATATCCCCTTTCTCTACAAGCTTTGGGGGGAGTTGGAACAGCGTATCAAAGAGCGGGCCGTGCCTTCCGTAATTTATGAGGATTTGCCACTGTTCATGCGTGCCCTGCGTGATCTTGCGCGCCCTTATACCGAGAAGATTCGTATAGACTCCCGCGAGGCGCACGGCCGCGCTGCAGAGTTTGCCGGTAAGTACGCACCTGAAATAGCCGGGCGACTGGAGCATTATCCCGGTGAGCGGCCCCTGTTTGATCTCTATGGGGTTGAGGAGGAAATCCGCCGTGCCCTGCAGCATAAGGTAACGCTGAAGTCAGGGGGCTATCTCATCGTCGAACAAACCGAGGCGATGAGTACCATCGATGTCAATACCGGCGCATTTGTGGGTCATCGCAACCTGGAAGAGACTATCTTCAAGACGAATTTGGAAGCGGCAACAGCAATCGCCCGCCAGCTGCGTCTGCGCAATCTGGGGGGAATTATCATTATCGACTTTATCGATATGAAGGACCCGGAACACCAACGCCAAGTATTGCGTACCTTGGAAAAAGCCCTGGAGCGGGATCACGCTAAGTCCAGTATTACCGGGGTCTCCGAGCTCGGTTTGGTAGAGATGACCCGCAAGCGTACGCGGGAATCGCTGGGCCAAATTTTGTGTGAGCCCTGCCCGGTGTGCGAAGGACGCGGGACTCTAAAGAGTGCAGAAACGGTTTGTTTCGAGATCTTCCGGGAAATTATTCGAGAGGCTCGCGCCTACGACAGTGAAAAGATCATGGTTCTGGCTAGCCAAGTGGTGATCGACCTGCTGCTGGATGAGGAGTCGGCAAACGTCGCCGACTTGGAGGAATTTATTCGCAGGCCCATACAGTTTCAAGTAGAGCCTATCTACAACCAGGAGCAGTACGACATTGTTCTTGTATAA
- a CDS encoding nucleoside triphosphate pyrophosphatase: MTNTTSSNRLLLASGSPRRAELLAQLGVSFSQCPPSVPEQKQASETPQEYIQRLAQDKSAAGLLMASDQSGLWALGADTVVLCGDRLLEKPQNFTDFESMMLALSGREHSVMSAICLRNQERQFSRLVETRVRFRHLSHQTIQAYWHTGEPADKAGGYGIQGMGGALVESISGSYSNVVGLPLEALVPMLEQAGIPYWQEAES; the protein is encoded by the coding sequence TCTCGCCTCGGGATCGCCGCGCCGGGCCGAATTATTGGCACAGCTAGGCGTTTCGTTTTCCCAGTGCCCCCCGTCTGTGCCTGAGCAGAAACAAGCTTCAGAGACTCCTCAAGAATATATTCAGCGCCTGGCTCAGGATAAGTCTGCAGCTGGGTTATTGATGGCGTCTGACCAGTCTGGGCTTTGGGCTCTGGGTGCCGATACGGTTGTACTTTGTGGTGATCGCCTGCTTGAGAAGCCACAGAATTTCACTGACTTTGAGTCCATGATGTTGGCCCTGTCTGGTAGGGAGCACTCTGTAATGAGCGCTATTTGCCTGCGTAATCAAGAGCGGCAGTTTAGCCGTCTGGTGGAAACCCGTGTGCGGTTTCGCCATTTGTCACACCAGACCATTCAAGCCTACTGGCATACAGGCGAGCCTGCCGATAAAGCCGGCGGGTACGGTATTCAGGGCATGGGGGGCGCATTGGTGGAGTCTATCAGCGGCAGTTATAGCAATGTGGTTGGCCTGCCCCTGGAGGCACTGGTTCCGATGTTGGAGCAGGCCGGAATACCCTACTGGCAGGAGGCCGAGTCTTGA